A region of Pseudomonas sp. Marseille-Q3773 DNA encodes the following proteins:
- the mtnA gene encoding S-methyl-5-thioribose-1-phosphate isomerase: MRERLLAAEKVTAIRWQGGVLHLLDQRLLPSEERWLTCDNVAQVAAAIHDMAVRGASAIGIVAAYGLVLAVEERLAQGGDWEMDLEEDFLLLAEARPTAANLFWALNRMRERLQRLRPDEDVLAALEAEALAIHESDREANLTMAQHGIELVRRHQGNAQTLLTYGNAGALASGGFGTALGVIRAGYLEGMVERVYAGETRPWLQGSRLTAWELANEGIPVTLCADSALAHLMKTKGITWVVVGADCVAANGDMAGKIGTYQLAVSAMHHGVRFMVVAPSTSIDFNLATGEDIPLEERAADELLDIGGTRVAPDVEVFNPVFDVTPADLIDVIVTERGIVERPDTAKLAQLLCRKRLH; the protein is encoded by the coding sequence ATGCGCGAGCGACTTTTGGCGGCGGAGAAGGTGACCGCGATCCGCTGGCAGGGCGGCGTCTTGCACCTGCTCGACCAGCGCCTGCTGCCGTCGGAAGAACGTTGGCTGACCTGCGACAATGTCGCGCAGGTGGCGGCAGCGATCCATGACATGGCCGTACGCGGCGCCTCGGCCATCGGCATCGTGGCGGCCTACGGCCTGGTGTTGGCCGTGGAAGAGCGCCTGGCCCAGGGCGGCGACTGGGAAATGGACCTGGAAGAGGACTTCCTGTTGCTGGCCGAGGCGCGCCCCACCGCCGCCAACCTGTTCTGGGCGCTGAACCGCATGCGCGAGCGCCTGCAGCGCCTGCGCCCGGACGAAGATGTGCTGGCAGCGCTGGAAGCTGAAGCACTGGCCATCCATGAAAGCGACCGTGAAGCCAACCTGACCATGGCCCAGCATGGCATCGAGCTGGTCCGCCGCCACCAGGGCAACGCCCAGACCCTGCTTACCTACGGCAATGCCGGCGCCCTGGCCAGCGGCGGCTTCGGCACCGCGCTGGGGGTGATCCGTGCCGGTTACCTGGAGGGCATGGTCGAGCGGGTATATGCCGGCGAAACCCGTCCCTGGCTGCAGGGCTCGCGCCTGACTGCCTGGGAGCTGGCCAACGAAGGCATCCCGGTGACCCTGTGCGCCGACTCGGCGCTGGCCCACCTGATGAAGACCAAGGGCATCACCTGGGTGGTGGTGGGCGCTGACTGCGTGGCCGCCAATGGCGACATGGCCGGCAAGATCGGCACCTACCAGCTGGCGGTCAGCGCCATGCACCACGGGGTGCGCTTCATGGTGGTGGCGCCGAGCACCAGCATCGACTTCAACCTGGCCACGGGCGAAGACATCCCCCTGGAAGAACGCGCGGCCGACGAGCTGCTGGACATTGGCGGCACCCGGGTCGCGCCGGATGTCGAGGTGTTCAACCCGGTGTTCGACGTGACCCCGGCGGACCTGATCGACGTGATTGTGACCGAGCGAGGCATCGTCGAGCGGCCGGATACCGCCAAGCTGGCGCAGTTGCTGTGCCGCAAGCGCCTGCACTGA
- the serC gene encoding 3-phosphoserine/phosphohydroxythreonine transaminase, producing the protein MSKRAFNFCAGPAALPDAVLQRAQAEMLDWRGKGLSVMEMSHRSDDYVAIAEKAEQDLRDLLSVPSNYKVLFLQGGASQQFAEIPLNLLPENGTADYIETGIWSKKAIEEARRFGNVNVAASAKPYDYLAIPGQNEWNLTGNAAYVHYASNETIGGLQFDWVPETGDVPLVVDMSSDILSRPIDVSQYGLIYAGAQKNIGPSGLVVVIVREDLLGHARSSCPTMLDYKVSADNGSMYNTPATYSWYLSGLVFEWLKEQGGVEAMEQRNRAKKDRLYGFIDSSAFYTNPISHNARSWMNVPFRLADERLDKAFLAGADARGLLNLKGHRSVGGMRASIYNALGLEAVEALVAYMAEFEKEHG; encoded by the coding sequence GTGAGCAAACGAGCCTTTAACTTCTGCGCAGGCCCTGCTGCGCTTCCTGACGCTGTTCTGCAGCGCGCCCAGGCCGAGATGCTGGATTGGCGTGGCAAGGGCTTGTCGGTGATGGAAATGAGCCATCGCAGTGACGATTACGTGGCCATCGCCGAAAAGGCCGAGCAGGACCTGCGTGACCTGCTGTCCGTCCCCTCCAATTACAAGGTGCTGTTCCTGCAGGGCGGCGCCAGCCAGCAGTTCGCTGAAATTCCGCTGAACCTGCTGCCGGAAAACGGCACCGCCGACTACATCGAGACCGGCATCTGGTCGAAAAAGGCCATCGAAGAAGCGCGCCGCTTCGGCAATGTCAATGTTGCCGCCAGCGCCAAGCCCTACGACTATCTGGCCATTCCGGGCCAGAACGAGTGGAACCTGACCGGGAACGCGGCGTACGTACACTATGCATCCAACGAGACCATCGGTGGCTTGCAGTTCGACTGGGTACCGGAGACTGGTGACGTACCGCTGGTGGTCGACATGTCGTCGGACATCCTCTCGCGTCCGATCGATGTCTCGCAGTACGGCCTGATCTACGCTGGCGCGCAGAAGAACATCGGCCCAAGCGGCCTGGTCGTGGTGATCGTGCGCGAAGACCTGCTGGGCCACGCCCGCAGCAGCTGCCCGACCATGCTCGACTACAAGGTTTCGGCCGACAACGGCTCGATGTACAACACCCCGGCTACCTATTCCTGGTACCTCTCGGGCCTGGTCTTCGAGTGGTTGAAGGAGCAGGGTGGCGTCGAAGCCATGGAGCAGCGCAACCGCGCCAAGAAAGACCGTCTGTACGGCTTCATCGACAGCAGCGCGTTCTACACCAACCCGATCAGCCACAACGCCCGTTCGTGGATGAACGTGCCGTTCCGCCTGGCTGACGAACGCCTGGACAAGGCCTTCCTCGCTGGCGCCGATGCCCGTGGCCTGCTCAACCTCAAGGGCCACCGTTCGGTTGGCGGCATGCGCGCCTCCATCTACAACGCCCTGGGCCTTGAAGCGGTGGAAGCCCTGGTGGCCTACATGGCCGAATTCGAGAAGGAGCACGGCTGA
- the gyrA gene encoding DNA gyrase subunit A has protein sequence MGELAKEILPVNIEDELRQSYLDYAMSVIVGRALPDARDGLKPVHRRVLYAMSELGNDWNKPYKKSARVVGDVIGKYHPHGDTAVYDTIVRMAQPFSLRYLLVDGQGNFGSVDGDNAAAMRYTEVRMAKLAHELLADLHKETVDWVPNYDGTEQIPAVMPTRIPNLLVNGSSGIAVGMATNIPPHNLGEVIDGCLALIDNPDVTIDELMQHIPGPDFPTAGLINGRQGIIEAYRTGRGRIYMRARSEIEDIDKAGGRQQIVVTELPYQLNKARLIEKIAELVKEKKIEGITELRDESDKDGMRIVIELRRGEVPEVVLNNLYSQTQLQSVFGINVVALVDGRPRLLNLKDLLEAFVRHRREVVTRRTVFELRKARERGHILEGQAVALSNIDPVIALIKASPTPSEAKEALVSTAWESSAVQVMVERAGADSCRPEDLPEQYGLREGKYYLSPEQAQAILDLRLHRLTGLEHEKLLAEYQEILEQIGELIRILSSAERLMEVIREELEAIRAEYGDARRTEILDARHDLNYGDMIPEEERVVTISHGGYAKTQPLSAYQAQRRGGKGKSATGVKDEDYVEHLLVANSHATLLLFSSKGKVYWLKTYDIPEASRAARGRPMVNLLPLEEGERITAMLQIDLEALQQSAGADEELEDAEDTVLEGEVVEAEEVDEEDGDTPEWVAEPTGAYIFMATASGTVKKTPLVQFARPRSNGLIALKLKEGDTLIAAAITDGAKEVMMFSDAGKVIRFAESVVREMGRNARGVRGMKLGKGQRIISMLIPESGAQILTASERGFGKRTPLSKFPRRGRGGQGVIAMGTKGRNGLLIGAIQVQEGEEIMLISDQGTLVRTRVGEVSSLGRNTQGVTLIKLANDETLVGLERIQEPSEDELDDVIETDEEGVVAEAPDNEDAAGAEEAPQE, from the coding sequence ATGGGCGAACTGGCCAAAGAAATCCTCCCGGTCAATATCGAAGACGAACTGAGACAGTCCTACCTCGACTACGCGATGAGCGTGATTGTCGGGCGGGCGCTGCCCGATGCGCGTGACGGCTTGAAGCCCGTGCATCGTCGCGTCCTCTATGCGATGAGCGAACTGGGCAACGACTGGAACAAGCCGTACAAGAAATCCGCCCGTGTGGTCGGTGACGTGATCGGTAAGTACCACCCGCACGGCGACACCGCGGTCTACGACACCATCGTGCGTATGGCCCAGCCGTTCTCGCTGCGCTACCTGCTGGTCGACGGCCAGGGCAACTTCGGTTCGGTGGACGGCGACAACGCCGCGGCCATGCGATACACCGAAGTGCGCATGGCCAAGCTGGCCCACGAACTGCTGGCCGACCTGCACAAGGAAACCGTCGACTGGGTGCCCAACTATGACGGCACCGAACAGATCCCGGCGGTCATGCCGACCCGTATTCCCAACCTGCTGGTCAACGGTTCCAGCGGTATCGCCGTGGGCATGGCGACCAACATTCCACCGCACAACCTCGGCGAGGTCATCGACGGCTGCCTGGCACTCATCGACAACCCGGATGTCACCATCGATGAGCTGATGCAGCACATCCCGGGGCCGGACTTCCCGACTGCCGGCCTGATCAACGGCCGCCAGGGCATCATCGAGGCCTATCGCACCGGGCGTGGCCGCATCTACATGCGCGCCCGCTCCGAAATCGAGGACATCGACAAGGCCGGCGGCCGTCAGCAGATCGTGGTTACCGAGCTGCCGTACCAGCTGAACAAGGCACGCCTGATCGAGAAGATCGCCGAGCTGGTCAAAGAGAAGAAAATCGAAGGCATCACCGAGCTGCGCGACGAGTCCGACAAGGACGGCATGCGCATCGTCATCGAGCTGCGTCGCGGCGAGGTGCCGGAGGTGGTGCTCAACAACCTGTATTCGCAGACCCAGCTGCAGAGCGTGTTCGGCATCAACGTCGTCGCCCTGGTCGATGGCCGTCCGCGCCTGCTCAACCTCAAGGACCTGCTGGAAGCGTTCGTCCGTCACCGCCGCGAAGTAGTGACCCGCCGTACCGTGTTCGAGCTGCGCAAGGCCCGCGAACGCGGCCATATCCTTGAAGGCCAGGCGGTCGCGCTGTCCAACATCGACCCGGTCATCGCTTTGATCAAGGCCTCGCCGACCCCGTCCGAAGCCAAGGAAGCCCTGGTGTCCACTGCCTGGGAATCCAGCGCCGTGCAGGTCATGGTCGAGCGCGCCGGCGCCGATTCCTGCCGCCCGGAAGACCTGCCGGAGCAGTACGGCCTGCGTGAAGGCAAGTATTACCTGTCGCCGGAACAGGCCCAGGCCATTCTCGACCTGCGCCTGCACCGCCTGACCGGCCTGGAGCACGAGAAGCTGCTGGCCGAGTATCAGGAAATCCTCGAGCAGATCGGCGAACTGATCCGCATCCTCAGCAGCGCCGAGCGCCTGATGGAAGTGATCCGCGAAGAGCTGGAAGCCATCCGCGCCGAATACGGCGATGCCCGCCGCACCGAGATCCTCGATGCGCGCCACGACCTCAACTACGGCGACATGATCCCCGAAGAAGAGCGCGTGGTGACCATCTCCCATGGCGGCTACGCCAAGACCCAGCCGCTGTCCGCCTACCAGGCCCAGCGCCGTGGCGGCAAAGGCAAGTCGGCCACCGGGGTGAAGGACGAAGACTACGTCGAGCACCTGCTGGTCGCCAACAGCCATGCCACCCTGCTGCTGTTCTCCAGCAAGGGCAAGGTGTACTGGCTGAAGACCTACGACATTCCTGAAGCCTCCCGCGCCGCCCGCGGTCGCCCGATGGTCAACCTGCTGCCGCTGGAGGAGGGTGAGCGCATCACCGCCATGCTGCAGATCGACCTCGAGGCCCTGCAACAGAGCGCTGGCGCTGACGAAGAGCTGGAGGACGCGGAAGACACCGTGCTCGAAGGCGAAGTGGTCGAGGCCGAGGAAGTCGATGAGGAAGACGGCGATACCCCAGAGTGGGTTGCCGAGCCGACCGGCGCCTACATCTTCATGGCCACCGCCTCGGGTACCGTGAAGAAGACCCCGCTGGTGCAGTTCGCCCGTCCGCGCTCCAACGGCCTGATCGCCCTGAAGCTGAAGGAAGGTGACACCCTGATCGCTGCGGCCATCACCGACGGCGCCAAGGAAGTCATGATGTTCTCCGACGCCGGCAAGGTGATCCGCTTCGCTGAAAGCGTGGTGCGCGAAATGGGCCGTAACGCCCGTGGCGTGCGTGGCATGAAGCTGGGCAAGGGCCAGCGGATCATCTCCATGCTGATCCCGGAATCCGGCGCGCAGATCCTCACCGCCTCCGAGCGTGGCTTCGGCAAGCGCACCCCGCTGTCCAAGTTCCCGCGTCGCGGCCGTGGTGGCCAGGGCGTCATTGCCATGGGTACCAAAGGGCGCAATGGCCTGTTGATCGGCGCTATCCAGGTGCAGGAAGGTGAAGAGATCATGCTGATCTCCGACCAGGGCACGCTGGTGCGGACCCGCGTTGGCGAAGTGTCCAGCCTGGGCCGTAACACCCAGGGCGTGACCTTGATCAAGCTGGCCAATGACGAGACACTCGTAGGCCTGGAGCGTATCCAGGAGCCGTCCGAGGACGAACTCGATGATGTGATCGAGACGGACGAGGAGGGCGTCGTGGCTGAAGCGCCAGACAACGAAGACGCTGCTGGCGCCGAAGAGGCCCCGCAGGAGTAA
- a CDS encoding bifunctional prephenate dehydrogenase/3-phosphoshikimate 1-carboxyvinyltransferase — translation MIDRLVVVGLGLIGGSFAKGLRESGLCREVVGVDLDAPSRKQAVAMGVVDRCEEDLAAACVGADVIQLAVPILAMEKLLARLATLDLGNAVITDVGSAKGNVVREARAVFLGEGGERLSRFVPGHPIAGSEQSGVEASNAALFRRHKVILTPLTETDPAALALVDRLWRVLEADVEHMSVERHDEVLAATSHLPHLLAFGLVDSLARRNENLEIFRYAAGGFRDFTRIAGSDPTMWHDIFLANRDAVLRTLDTYRSDLDALRDAIAEGDGHQLLGVFTRARVAREHFSKILARRAYVDAMNANDLIFLAQPGGRLSGRIRVPGDKSISHRSIMLGSLAEGTTEVEGFLEGEDALATLQAFRDMGVVIEGPNHGRVTIHGVGLHGLKPPPGPLYVGNSGTSMRLLSGLLAGQPFDVTMTGDASLSKRPMNRVANPLREMGAVVETGPEGRPPLTIRGGHKLKALTYTLPMASAQVKSCLLLAGLYAEGKTTVTEPAPTRDHTERMLRGFGYNVESNGPVASLQSGGKLTATRIEVPADISSAAFFLVAASIAEGSELVLEHVGINPTRTGVIDILRLMGGDITLENQREVGGEPVADLRVRGARLKGIDIPEELVPLAIDEFPVLFVAAACAEGRTVLRGAEELRVKESDRIQVMADGLITLGIKCEPTPDGIIIDGGQLGGGEVHGHGDHRIAMAFSVASLRASAPIRIHDCANVATSFPNFLALCAEVGIRVAEEGKS, via the coding sequence ATCATCGACCGCCTGGTCGTGGTCGGCCTCGGCCTGATTGGTGGCTCGTTCGCCAAGGGCCTGCGTGAAAGTGGCCTGTGTCGCGAAGTGGTCGGGGTCGACCTGGACGCCCCCTCGCGCAAGCAGGCCGTGGCCATGGGCGTGGTCGACCGCTGCGAAGAAGACCTCGCCGCTGCCTGTGTCGGCGCCGATGTCATCCAGTTGGCGGTGCCGATCCTGGCCATGGAGAAACTGCTCGCCCGCCTGGCCACGCTCGACCTCGGCAACGCCGTCATCACCGATGTCGGCAGCGCCAAGGGCAACGTGGTGCGTGAAGCGCGCGCCGTTTTTCTGGGCGAGGGCGGCGAACGCCTGTCGCGCTTCGTCCCCGGCCACCCGATCGCTGGTTCCGAGCAGAGCGGGGTAGAGGCGTCCAACGCCGCCCTGTTCCGCCGGCACAAGGTCATCCTCACGCCGTTGACGGAAACCGACCCGGCCGCCCTGGCCCTGGTCGACCGCCTGTGGCGCGTGCTGGAAGCCGACGTGGAACACATGTCGGTCGAGCGCCACGACGAAGTGCTGGCCGCCACCAGCCACCTGCCACACCTGCTGGCCTTTGGCCTGGTCGATTCGCTGGCCAGGCGCAATGAAAACCTCGAGATCTTCCGGTACGCTGCGGGAGGCTTCCGCGATTTCACGAGAATCGCCGGCAGCGACCCGACCATGTGGCACGACATCTTCCTCGCCAACCGCGATGCTGTCCTGCGCACGCTTGATACATATCGCAGCGATCTCGACGCCTTGCGTGACGCGATCGCTGAAGGGGACGGGCACCAGCTGCTGGGTGTATTCACCCGCGCTCGGGTAGCCCGCGAGCATTTCAGTAAAATCCTGGCCCGCCGGGCCTATGTGGACGCTATGAACGCCAACGATCTGATTTTCCTGGCCCAACCGGGTGGCCGCCTGTCCGGGCGAATCCGCGTACCGGGCGACAAGTCGATTTCTCACCGCTCGATCATGCTCGGCTCGCTGGCCGAAGGCACCACCGAGGTCGAAGGTTTCCTCGAAGGTGAAGACGCGCTGGCGACCCTGCAGGCTTTCCGCGACATGGGAGTGGTCATCGAAGGCCCAAACCATGGCCGCGTGACCATTCATGGCGTTGGCCTGCACGGCCTCAAGCCGCCACCCGGGCCGCTGTATGTAGGCAACTCGGGTACCTCGATGCGCCTGCTGTCGGGCCTGCTGGCCGGCCAGCCGTTCGATGTGACCATGACCGGCGACGCTTCGCTGTCCAAACGCCCGATGAACCGTGTGGCCAACCCGCTGCGCGAAATGGGTGCCGTGGTCGAGACGGGTCCTGAAGGCCGCCCGCCGCTGACCATTCGCGGTGGCCACAAGCTCAAGGCGCTGACCTACACGCTGCCGATGGCCAGTGCCCAGGTCAAATCCTGCCTGCTGCTGGCCGGCCTGTATGCCGAAGGCAAGACCACCGTTACCGAGCCCGCGCCTACCCGTGACCACACCGAGCGCATGCTGCGCGGCTTCGGCTACAACGTCGAAAGCAACGGCCCGGTGGCCTCGCTGCAGTCCGGCGGCAAGCTCACGGCGACCCGTATCGAAGTGCCGGCCGACATTTCCTCGGCAGCCTTCTTCCTGGTGGCCGCGTCCATCGCCGAAGGCTCCGAGCTGGTGCTGGAGCACGTCGGCATCAACCCGACCCGTACCGGCGTGATCGATATCCTGCGCCTGATGGGCGGCGACATCACCCTGGAAAACCAGCGTGAAGTCGGCGGCGAGCCGGTGGCCGACCTGCGTGTGCGTGGCGCCCGCCTGAAGGGCATCGACATCCCCGAGGAGCTGGTGCCACTGGCCATCGACGAATTCCCGGTGCTGTTCGTCGCCGCTGCCTGCGCCGAAGGGCGCACCGTGCTGCGTGGTGCCGAAGAGCTGCGGGTGAAGGAATCCGACCGTATCCAGGTCATGGCTGACGGCCTGATCACCCTGGGCATCAAGTGCGAGCCGACCCCGGACGGCATCATCATCGATGGCGGACAGCTCGGCGGTGGTGAAGTGCATGGCCACGGTGACCACCGCATCGCCATGGCCTTCAGCGTGGCTTCGCTGCGTGCCAGCGCGCCGATCCGCATCCACGACTGCGCCAACGTCGCCACCTCCTTCCCCAACTTCCTGGCGCTGTGCGCCGAAGTGGGTATCCGCGTGGCGGAAGAGGGCAAGTCGTGA
- the pheA gene encoding prephenate dehydratase codes for MSEHELKALRVRIDSLDEKILELISERARCAQEVAKVKTASLAEGEKPVFYRPEREAAVLKRVMERNKGPLDNEEMARLFREIMSSCLALEEPLKIAYLGPEGTFTQAAAMKHFGHAVISRPMAAIDEVFREVAAGAVNFGVVPVENSTEGAVSHTLDSFLEHDMVICGEVELRIHHHLLVGENTKTDSITRIYSHAQSLAQCRKWLDAHYPNVERVAVSSNAEAAKRVKGEWNSAAIAGDMAANLYGLTRLAEKIEDRPDNSTRFLMIGNQEVPPTGDDKTSIIVSMSNKPGALHELLVPFHQNGIDLTRIETRPSRSGKWTYVFFIDFVGHHRDPLIKAVLEQISQEAVALKVLGSYPKAVL; via the coding sequence ATGTCCGAGCACGAACTGAAGGCGCTGCGCGTTCGCATCGATAGCCTCGACGAGAAGATCCTCGAGCTGATCAGTGAGCGTGCCCGTTGCGCCCAGGAAGTGGCCAAGGTCAAGACCGCCTCGCTGGCCGAAGGCGAAAAACCGGTGTTCTACCGCCCCGAGCGTGAAGCTGCCGTGCTCAAGCGCGTGATGGAGCGCAACAAGGGCCCGCTGGACAATGAAGAGATGGCGCGGCTGTTCCGCGAAATCATGTCGTCGTGCCTGGCCCTGGAAGAACCGCTGAAAATCGCCTACCTGGGCCCTGAAGGCACCTTCACCCAGGCCGCGGCCATGAAGCACTTCGGACATGCGGTGATCAGCCGGCCGATGGCGGCTATCGACGAAGTGTTCCGCGAAGTGGCGGCCGGTGCCGTCAATTTTGGCGTGGTACCGGTGGAAAACTCCACCGAGGGCGCAGTCAGCCATACCCTGGACAGCTTCCTCGAGCACGACATGGTGATCTGCGGCGAAGTCGAGCTGCGGATCCACCACCACCTGTTGGTGGGCGAGAACACCAAGACCGACAGCATCACCCGCATCTACTCCCACGCGCAGTCGCTGGCCCAGTGCCGCAAGTGGCTGGACGCGCACTACCCGAACGTGGAGCGCGTGGCCGTGTCGAGCAATGCCGAGGCGGCCAAGCGGGTCAAGGGCGAGTGGAACTCGGCGGCGATTGCCGGCGACATGGCAGCCAACCTGTATGGTTTGACCCGCCTGGCCGAGAAGATCGAAGACCGCCCGGACAACTCCACGCGCTTCCTGATGATCGGCAACCAGGAAGTGCCGCCAACCGGTGACGACAAGACCTCGATCATCGTTTCGATGAGCAACAAGCCGGGTGCCTTGCACGAGTTGCTGGTACCGTTCCACCAGAACGGTATCGACCTGACCCGCATCGAGACCCGCCCGTCGCGAAGCGGCAAGTGGACCTACGTGTTCTTCATCGATTTCGTCGGCCACCACCGTGACCCGCTGATCAAGGCAGTGCTCGAGCAGATCAGCCAGGAGGCTGTGGCGCTGAAGGTCCTGGGCTCTTATCCGAAGGCGGTGCTTTGA
- the rpsA gene encoding 30S ribosomal protein S1, which yields MSESFAELFEESLKTLNLQPGAIITGIVVDIDGDWVTVHAGLKSEGVIPLEQFYNEAGELTIKVGDEVHVALDAVEDGFGETKLSREKAKRAECWIVLEAAFAAEEVVKGVINGKVKGGFTVDVNGIRAFLPGSLVDVRPVRDTTHLEGKELEFKVIKLDQKRNNVVVSRRSVLEAENSAEREALLETLQEGQQVKGIVKNLTDYGAFVDLGGIDGLLHITDMAWKRIKHPSEIVNVGDEVDVRVLKFDRERNRVSLGLKQMGEDPWVAITARYPEGTRVQARVTNLTDYGCFAELEEGVEGLVHVSEMDWTNKNIHPSKVVQVGDEVEVMVLDIDEERRRISLGIKQCKSNPWEDFSGQFNKGDKITGTIKSITDFGIFIGLDGGIDGLVHLSDISWNETGEEAVRRFKKGDELETVILSVDPERERISLGIKQLEDDPFSNFVAVNDKGAIVKGIVKEVDAKGAIVTLADDIEATLKASEISRDRVEDARNVLKEGEEIEAKIISVDRKSRVISLSIKSKDDAEEREAIQSLKNAPEAAADTTMAALLREAMAKQN from the coding sequence ATGAGCGAAAGCTTTGCAGAACTCTTTGAAGAAAGCCTGAAAACCCTCAATCTTCAGCCGGGTGCGATCATCACCGGTATCGTTGTCGACATCGACGGCGACTGGGTTACCGTACACGCTGGCCTGAAGTCCGAGGGCGTCATCCCGCTCGAGCAGTTCTACAACGAAGCTGGCGAGCTGACCATCAAGGTCGGTGACGAAGTTCACGTTGCGCTGGACGCGGTCGAAGACGGCTTTGGCGAAACCAAGCTGTCCCGTGAAAAAGCCAAGCGCGCCGAGTGCTGGATTGTTCTGGAAGCAGCTTTCGCCGCCGAAGAAGTGGTCAAGGGCGTTATCAACGGTAAGGTTAAGGGCGGCTTCACTGTCGACGTTAACGGCATCCGTGCGTTCCTGCCGGGCTCCCTGGTTGATGTCCGCCCTGTGCGCGACACCACCCACCTGGAAGGCAAAGAGCTGGAATTCAAGGTCATCAAGCTGGACCAGAAGCGCAACAACGTTGTCGTTTCCCGTCGCAGCGTGCTGGAAGCCGAGAACAGCGCCGAGCGCGAAGCCCTGCTGGAAACCCTGCAGGAAGGCCAGCAAGTCAAGGGTATCGTCAAGAACCTCACCGACTACGGCGCCTTCGTGGATCTGGGCGGTATCGACGGCCTGCTGCACATCACCGACATGGCCTGGAAGCGTATCAAGCACCCGTCGGAAATCGTTAACGTTGGCGACGAAGTCGACGTACGCGTTCTGAAGTTCGACCGTGAGCGCAACCGCGTTTCGCTGGGTCTGAAGCAGATGGGCGAAGATCCGTGGGTAGCTATCACTGCCCGTTACCCAGAAGGTACTCGCGTACAGGCTCGCGTTACCAACCTGACCGACTACGGCTGCTTCGCTGAGCTGGAAGAAGGCGTTGAAGGTCTGGTACACGTTTCCGAAATGGACTGGACCAACAAGAACATCCACCCGTCGAAAGTCGTTCAGGTTGGCGACGAAGTGGAAGTCATGGTTCTGGACATCGACGAAGAGCGTCGTCGTATTTCCCTGGGCATCAAGCAGTGCAAGTCCAACCCATGGGAAGATTTCTCCGGCCAGTTCAACAAGGGTGACAAGATCACCGGTACCATCAAGTCGATCACCGACTTCGGTATCTTCATCGGCCTGGACGGCGGCATCGACGGCCTGGTTCACCTGTCCGACATTTCCTGGAACGAAACCGGCGAAGAAGCCGTACGTCGTTTCAAGAAGGGCGACGAGCTGGAAACCGTCATCCTGTCGGTCGACCCAGAGCGCGAGCGCATCTCCCTGGGCATCAAGCAGCTGGAAGACGATCCGTTCTCCAACTTCGTTGCTGTCAACGACAAGGGCGCTATCGTCAAGGGCATCGTGAAGGAAGTTGACGCCAAGGGCGCCATCGTCACTCTGGCCGACGACATCGAAGCTACTCTGAAAGCTTCCGAAATCAGCCGTGACCGCGTTGAAGACGCGCGTAACGTCCTGAAGGAAGGCGAAGAGATCGAAGCCAAGATCATCAGCGTTGACCGCAAGTCCCGCGTTATCAGCCTGTCCATCAAATCGAAGGACGATGCTGAAGAGCGCGAAGCCATCCAGAGCCTGAAAAACGCTCCGGAAGCGGCTGCCGACACCACCATGGCTGCGCTGCTGCGCGAAGCAATGGCCAAGCAGAACTGA
- the cmk gene encoding (d)CMP kinase, which produces MSALAPVITIDGPSGSGKGTVAGLLARELGWKLLDSGALYRLLAFNASNHGVDLTNEELLTKLAAHLDVQFIAAQPGKLQQTILEGEDVSQVIRTETVGAGASMVASLPAVRDALLERQRAFRELPGLIADGRDMGTVVFPDAPLKIFLTASAEERARRRYLQLKGKGEDVSLSSLLDEIRARDERDTQRAVAPLKPAADAIQLDSTELSIEQVLQRIKSELALRDLL; this is translated from the coding sequence GTGAGTGCCCTGGCGCCGGTCATCACCATCGACGGGCCAAGCGGCTCCGGCAAGGGCACCGTTGCCGGCCTGCTGGCGCGGGAGCTGGGCTGGAAGCTGCTGGACTCCGGTGCGTTGTACCGCTTGCTGGCGTTCAATGCCAGCAACCATGGCGTCGACCTGACCAACGAAGAGCTGCTGACCAAGCTTGCCGCCCATCTGGATGTGCAGTTCATCGCAGCCCAGCCCGGTAAGCTGCAGCAAACCATCCTCGAAGGCGAGGATGTCAGCCAGGTTATCCGTACCGAAACCGTCGGTGCCGGTGCCTCGATGGTTGCCTCGCTGCCTGCGGTACGCGATGCGCTGCTGGAACGCCAGCGTGCCTTCCGTGAACTGCCTGGCCTGATCGCCGATGGCCGGGACATGGGCACCGTGGTGTTCCCCGATGCGCCGCTGAAGATATTCCTCACCGCCAGTGCGGAGGAACGCGCGCGCCGTCGTTATCTGCAGTTGAAGGGCAAAGGCGAAGATGTTAGTCTGTCGAGTCTGCTGGATGAGATTCGTGCACGTGATGAACGTGACACCCAACGTGCAGTGGCCCCGCTGAAACCAGCGGCCGATGCCATTCAGTTGGACTCTACCGAGTTGTCCATCGAGCAGGTGTTGCAACGTATCAAGAGTGAGCTCGCCCTGCGCGACCTGCTCTGA